In Vicinamibacterales bacterium, a single window of DNA contains:
- a CDS encoding glycosyltransferase family 4 protein, with the protein MSAGPRYRVFQFLPRFERMGLSPVVAVMQGARSTRRSVHSANLAPPVRAAHRIVLGFQRHVFMAQVLARFSAFDRIFVYRLPMPAWAGRYLSRHKARIIFDFDDAIDRPEDEGALHALRARVLRRGLETAIRNCAVTVTSNQRNASVVRELGGRAVVVPTCVDLAAARCRDRETLGTPRAVIGWMGSPSTARYLCEIEEPLVRASSQRRMCIRLVGAGRNPFARLAVDVRPWSLDREADDICSFDVGLMPMPDTAWTRGKAALKALQYGAAGVPTVASWTDTNAEILGDGDGALLCRTADEWFAALSRVLDDAAFRAAHAERGRERVAERYSLDIMAPRLFRVITDAAGIDP; encoded by the coding sequence ATGTCCGCGGGGCCGAGATACCGGGTCTTCCAGTTCCTCCCGCGATTCGAGCGAATGGGGCTGTCCCCGGTGGTTGCCGTCATGCAGGGCGCGAGGTCCACGCGGCGCTCGGTCCACAGCGCAAACCTCGCGCCGCCCGTGCGCGCCGCGCACCGGATTGTCCTCGGGTTTCAGCGTCACGTCTTCATGGCGCAGGTCTTGGCACGCTTCAGTGCCTTCGACCGCATCTTCGTCTACCGCCTTCCGATGCCCGCCTGGGCGGGCCGCTATCTGTCGCGACACAAGGCGCGGATCATCTTCGACTTCGACGATGCGATCGATCGGCCGGAGGACGAAGGCGCGCTCCACGCGTTGCGGGCACGCGTGTTGCGGCGAGGCCTCGAGACCGCCATCCGGAACTGTGCCGTCACAGTGACCTCCAATCAGCGGAACGCCAGCGTCGTGCGCGAGTTGGGCGGACGCGCGGTCGTCGTGCCGACGTGTGTCGACCTCGCTGCCGCGCGTTGCCGCGATCGGGAGACGCTCGGGACGCCACGTGCGGTGATCGGGTGGATGGGGTCTCCATCCACGGCACGCTACCTGTGTGAAATCGAAGAGCCGCTGGTGCGCGCGAGCAGCCAGCGACGGATGTGCATCCGTCTGGTCGGCGCCGGACGGAATCCGTTCGCGCGTCTGGCAGTCGACGTGCGCCCGTGGTCGCTCGACCGCGAGGCGGATGACATCTGCTCCTTCGACGTCGGTCTCATGCCGATGCCCGACACCGCATGGACCCGGGGCAAGGCGGCGCTCAAGGCGCTGCAATACGGGGCCGCGGGCGTGCCCACGGTTGCGTCGTGGACCGACACGAACGCCGAGATTCTGGGCGACGGCGATGGCGCGCTCCTCTGCCGCACCGCCGACGAGTGGTTCGCGGCGTTGTCGCGTGTGCTCGACGACGCCGCGTTTCGGGCGGCACATGCTGAGCGGGGGCGGGAGCGAGTAGCCGAGCGCTATTCGCTCGACATCATGGCGCCCCGGCTGTTCCGGGTGATCACCGACGCGGCCGGGATCGATCCGTGA
- a CDS encoding glycosyltransferase family 2 protein, with product MTPSLDIVIVNWNTGRQLRACLDSIVRTSRLGYVLRRVIVVDNASSDGSCDSLEAEDLPLVAVRNLTNRGFAAACNQGARGSDADYLLFLNPDVVLFERSLERPLAFLETSAAGHAGICGIRLIDEAGTPCMSAARFPSAKSFLIDALGLSRSWPRRFPPTMLCPDENVGLLEVDQVIGAFFLIRRHLFVQLEGFDERFFVYFEELDLSLRARRLGHSSWVLTDVAARHLGGLSTGQVRAKRLFYSLRSRLVYASKHYSRAGRALVTVATVLELGPRLLRAALRASAREARETLVAYWWLAPALVASASRRDASGPTSPRSDAPGG from the coding sequence ATGACGCCGTCGCTCGACATCGTCATCGTCAACTGGAACACCGGGAGACAACTGCGGGCTTGTCTCGATTCGATTGTGCGGACCAGCCGCCTGGGATATGTGCTGCGCCGGGTCATCGTGGTGGACAACGCGTCGAGCGATGGATCGTGTGACAGTCTGGAAGCGGAGGACCTGCCGCTTGTTGCGGTGCGCAACCTGACGAATCGAGGGTTCGCGGCCGCGTGCAATCAGGGCGCGCGCGGCTCGGACGCCGACTACCTGCTGTTTCTCAACCCGGATGTCGTGCTGTTCGAGCGCTCGCTCGAACGGCCACTGGCGTTTCTGGAGACATCGGCGGCCGGTCACGCCGGGATCTGCGGGATTCGACTGATCGACGAAGCCGGCACCCCCTGCATGTCGGCCGCGCGGTTTCCGTCTGCCAAGAGCTTCCTCATCGACGCGCTCGGCCTCTCGCGCTCGTGGCCGCGCCGGTTTCCGCCGACGATGCTGTGCCCCGACGAGAACGTCGGCTTACTGGAAGTCGATCAGGTGATCGGCGCGTTCTTCCTGATTCGCAGGCACCTGTTCGTGCAACTCGAGGGCTTCGACGAGCGCTTCTTCGTGTACTTCGAGGAACTCGATCTCTCACTTCGCGCCCGAAGGCTTGGGCACTCCTCCTGGGTGCTCACCGATGTGGCGGCGCGCCATCTGGGCGGGTTGTCCACGGGCCAGGTTCGCGCGAAACGGCTCTTCTATTCGCTGCGCAGCCGGCTGGTCTACGCGTCGAAACACTACAGCCGGGCGGGCCGTGCCCTGGTGACGGTGGCGACCGTCCTGGAACTGGGCCCGAGGTTGCTGCGCGCCGCGCTCCGCGCATCGGCCCGCGAGGCGCGGGAGACGCTCGTTGCCTATTGGTGGCTGGCGCCCGCCCTGGTCGCCTCGGCCTCACGGCGCGATGCATCCGGTCCGACCTCTCCTCGATCCGACGCGCCGGGTGGTTGA
- a CDS encoding glycosyltransferase: MPSTGAAILYFASVYWDDPLIVTQQVAIQLARRGPILYVEPPPCSVYLRQPARNRRWLRAGRAPRRITDGLHVYTPPPVLPFKTRVAVFNAASQAWVTPFVRRAMRTVGIDRPVLFTYLPHLYASVGRYDERLVCYYCIDNMGALTRAIDPAIVAGYERRLLARTDVALTTSRGLAEKLGPLHRRIQVVPSGTDADLYARALDAGTVVAPELTGLPGPVIGFSGAVDFRLDQDLISEAARRRPSWSFVFVGPRRTSVGRLAAHPNIRFIPPQPQSALPALFKGFTVALIPYRRGPLVDFIYPTKLNDYLAAGVPVVSTHLPELEGVPNDIVEQVGDVGELLLAIERAMPTRVDEAHRARRVEFARSNSWECRARAIAAAIDRALAG; encoded by the coding sequence ATGCCTTCGACGGGCGCGGCAATCCTCTATTTCGCCTCCGTCTACTGGGACGACCCGCTGATCGTCACGCAACAGGTCGCCATTCAGTTGGCCCGTCGCGGCCCGATCCTCTACGTCGAACCGCCTCCCTGCTCCGTCTACCTGCGGCAGCCCGCGCGAAATCGACGATGGTTGCGCGCCGGTCGAGCCCCGCGCCGCATCACGGACGGCTTGCACGTCTACACTCCGCCTCCCGTCCTGCCCTTCAAGACGCGCGTGGCCGTCTTCAACGCGGCCAGCCAGGCGTGGGTGACGCCGTTCGTTCGCCGCGCGATGCGCACCGTTGGCATCGACCGTCCCGTGCTGTTCACGTATCTCCCGCACCTGTACGCCTCCGTCGGCCGGTACGATGAACGACTCGTCTGCTACTACTGCATCGACAATATGGGGGCGCTGACCCGCGCCATCGACCCCGCCATCGTTGCCGGCTACGAGCGACGGCTCCTGGCGCGGACGGATGTTGCATTGACGACGTCGCGCGGGTTGGCCGAGAAACTCGGACCGCTGCATCGCCGGATCCAGGTCGTTCCGAGCGGCACCGACGCGGATCTCTACGCCCGCGCGCTGGACGCTGGCACCGTCGTCGCGCCGGAACTGACCGGCCTGCCCGGCCCGGTGATCGGCTTCAGCGGTGCGGTTGACTTCCGTCTCGATCAGGACCTGATCTCCGAGGCGGCACGCCGTCGCCCCTCGTGGTCGTTCGTGTTCGTCGGACCACGACGTACCTCGGTCGGCCGGCTCGCAGCGCACCCGAACATCCGATTCATTCCGCCGCAGCCGCAGTCGGCGTTGCCCGCCCTGTTCAAGGGATTCACCGTCGCTCTCATCCCGTACCGGCGCGGACCGCTCGTGGATTTCATCTATCCCACGAAGCTCAACGACTATCTTGCGGCAGGAGTGCCTGTCGTCTCGACGCATCTTCCGGAACTCGAAGGTGTCCCGAACGACATCGTCGAGCAGGTGGGTGACGTCGGGGAACTGCTTCTCGCCATCGAGCGAGCGATGCCGACGCGCGTCGATGAGGCGCACCGGGCGCGGCGTGTGGAGTTCGCGCGCTCCAACAGCTGGGAATGTCGCGCGCGTGCGATTGCCGCCGCCATCGACCGCGCGTTGGCGGGCTGA